One genomic segment of Clostridium saccharoperbutylacetonicum N1-4(HMT) includes these proteins:
- the secG gene encoding preprotein translocase subunit SecG, giving the protein MQNIFMAFEVLLGLGIIISVYMQPSKADALSGLIQGTAKDTFFAKNKSRTKEVILVRLTVIFSILFAINTIVLNLIK; this is encoded by the coding sequence ATGCAAAACATATTTATGGCTTTTGAAGTGTTATTAGGATTAGGTATTATTATATCAGTATATATGCAGCCTAGTAAAGCAGATGCGTTAAGTGGATTAATACAAGGAACTGCAAAAGATACATTCTTTGCAAAAAACAAATCAAGAACTAAGGAAGTAATCCTTGTAAGATTAACAGTTATTTTTTCAATATTATTTGCAATAAATACAATTGTATTAAATTTAATAAAATAA
- the rnr gene encoding ribonuclease R: MGIKQTLASFMSEPAYRPMDIEELIAIFDIKKNEYNAFKKTLRMMEEEGIITRTKKDRYMIADENNKEEGLISGTLQLHSKGFGFLLPDEEGQKDVFIPSNCMKGAMNGDKIAVKVTREDTNTKKREGEVVEIIERNTTKIVGIYEDSQNFGFVVSEDPRISKDIFISKKDRNSAKNGDVVTVKITKWPEGNRKAEGVVTEILGRKGDRGIDILIIIKKLGLPEEFTEKVLKYAEGISEEINEEEIKGRRDLRDLRMVTIDGEDAKDLDDAVSIEKLSNGNYKLGVHIADVSHYVRENNPLDKEALKRATSVYLIDRVIPMLPRKLSNGICSLNPRVDRLALTCFMEINNSGKVVNHEIVESIIKTNERMTYTDVTKILKDHDEELIKRYDYLYEDFKLMEELCNILREKRTRRGAIDFEIAEAKITLNDLGKPIEIKPYDREIANRVIEEFMLVANETVAEHMFWTHLPFVYRIHENPDEEKLAKFKEFVYNLGYNVHWTEEIIPKSFQEILEKVKGKNEETVVSTLLLRSMMQARYAPECTGHFGLAAQYYCHFTSPIRRYPDLQIHRIIKEYLHGELDEKRINKLKNTVGYAAKQSSEMERKAQDAEREVDDLKKAEYMQERIGEEFDGIISSVTSFGVFVELPNTVEGLVHITDLDDDYYIFNESHLSLMGERTKKIYKLGDKVKVECVHVDITNREVFFKITQEPKREEAEEAANETLQPV; encoded by the coding sequence ATGGGAATAAAACAAACATTAGCAAGTTTTATGAGTGAACCAGCTTATAGACCAATGGACATTGAAGAATTAATAGCTATATTTGATATAAAGAAAAATGAATATAATGCATTTAAAAAGACTTTAAGAATGATGGAAGAAGAAGGTATTATTACTAGGACGAAGAAAGATAGATATATGATTGCAGATGAAAACAATAAAGAAGAAGGGCTGATTTCAGGAACACTTCAGCTACATTCAAAAGGTTTTGGATTTTTGCTTCCAGATGAAGAGGGGCAAAAAGATGTATTTATTCCAAGCAACTGCATGAAAGGTGCAATGAATGGAGATAAAATAGCTGTTAAGGTAACCAGAGAAGACACAAATACTAAAAAAAGAGAAGGCGAAGTTGTTGAGATTATTGAAAGAAATACAACCAAAATAGTAGGTATCTATGAAGATTCTCAAAATTTTGGATTTGTAGTTTCAGAAGATCCTAGAATCTCAAAGGATATATTTATATCTAAAAAGGATAGAAATTCTGCTAAGAATGGAGATGTTGTTACTGTAAAGATAACAAAATGGCCAGAAGGAAATAGAAAAGCAGAAGGTGTTGTAACAGAAATTTTAGGAAGAAAAGGCGATAGAGGGATTGATATCTTAATTATAATCAAAAAACTTGGACTTCCAGAAGAGTTTACTGAAAAAGTATTAAAATATGCTGAAGGTATTTCCGAGGAAATTAATGAAGAAGAGATTAAGGGCAGAAGAGATCTTAGAGATTTAAGAATGGTAACAATAGATGGAGAAGATGCAAAAGACTTAGATGATGCAGTATCTATTGAAAAATTAAGTAATGGAAATTACAAATTAGGAGTGCATATTGCTGATGTAAGTCATTATGTAAGAGAAAATAATCCATTAGATAAAGAGGCCCTAAAAAGAGCAACTTCAGTTTATTTAATAGATAGAGTTATACCAATGTTACCAAGAAAATTATCAAATGGTATATGTTCTTTAAATCCAAGAGTAGATAGATTAGCACTTACTTGTTTTATGGAAATAAATAATAGTGGTAAAGTTGTAAATCATGAAATAGTAGAATCTATAATTAAAACTAATGAAAGAATGACATATACAGATGTTACTAAGATTCTAAAGGATCATGATGAAGAACTAATAAAGAGATACGATTATCTTTATGAAGACTTTAAATTAATGGAAGAGCTTTGTAATATTTTAAGAGAAAAGAGAACTAGAAGAGGTGCTATTGATTTTGAAATAGCAGAAGCAAAAATAACGTTAAATGACCTTGGAAAACCAATTGAGATAAAACCTTATGATCGTGAAATTGCAAATAGAGTTATAGAAGAATTCATGTTGGTTGCAAATGAAACAGTTGCTGAGCATATGTTCTGGACTCACTTACCTTTTGTGTATAGAATTCATGAAAATCCAGATGAAGAAAAGTTAGCAAAATTCAAGGAATTTGTTTATAACCTAGGATATAATGTTCACTGGACAGAAGAAATTATCCCAAAGAGTTTTCAAGAAATATTAGAAAAGGTTAAGGGCAAAAATGAAGAAACTGTTGTAAGTACTTTATTATTGAGATCTATGATGCAAGCGAGATATGCACCAGAATGCACTGGACATTTTGGCCTTGCAGCACAGTACTACTGCCACTTTACTTCACCAATTAGAAGATATCCAGATTTACAAATTCATAGAATTATTAAAGAATATCTTCATGGAGAATTGGATGAAAAGAGAATAAATAAATTGAAAAATACTGTTGGATATGCAGCTAAACAGTCTTCAGAAATGGAAAGAAAAGCACAAGATGCTGAAAGAGAAGTTGATGATCTTAAAAAAGCTGAATATATGCAAGAAAGAATTGGTGAAGAATTTGATGGAATCATATCTTCAGTTACTTCCTTTGGAGTATTTGTGGAACTTCCAAATACAGTTGAAGGCTTAGTTCATATTACAGACTTAGATGATGATTATTATATATTTAATGAATCACATCTTAGCTTGATGGGTGAAAGAACTAAGAAGATATATAAACTTGGAGATAAAGTAAAAGTTGAATGTGTTCATGTAGATATTACAAATAGGGAAGTATTCTTTAAAATTACACAAGAACCAAAAAGAGAAGAAGCCGAAGAGGCAGCGAATGAAACACTACAACCAGTATAG
- a CDS encoding sigma-70 family RNA polymerase sigma factor, with translation MKDDELVKGLILRDVDSFNELINVYSKDILKGISYVLRDSQDKEYIEECFDDVVMQIMEKSNTFKFECSFKGWIMCISKNKALDYKRRIKKYYSTIELNENIREDSCLEDEYIQKESISEFNKIVNKLGAVDKTLFVKKYVLENSTKELCEYYFISEEVLYKRLSRLRKKLRELFKNMKFGGENIYE, from the coding sequence ATGAAAGACGACGAATTAGTAAAAGGGCTAATATTGAGAGATGTAGATAGCTTTAATGAACTTATTAATGTATATTCGAAGGATATTTTGAAGGGAATATCTTATGTTTTAAGAGACTCTCAAGATAAAGAATATATTGAAGAATGTTTTGATGATGTTGTAATGCAGATTATGGAGAAAAGTAATACCTTTAAATTTGAATGTTCTTTTAAAGGTTGGATTATGTGTATATCTAAAAATAAGGCATTAGATTATAAGCGGAGAATAAAAAAATATTATAGCACTATTGAACTTAATGAGAATATTAGAGAAGATAGTTGCCTAGAAGATGAATACATACAGAAGGAATCTATAAGCGAATTTAATAAAATTGTAAATAAATTAGGAGCTGTTGATAAGACATTATTTGTTAAAAAATATGTGTTAGAAAATTCAACAAAAGAGTTATGTGAATATTACTTTATAAGTGAAGAGGTACTATATAAGCGACTGAGCAGGCTTCGAAAAAAGTTAAGAGAATTATTTAAAAATATGAAGTTTGGAGGGGAAAATATATATGAGTGA
- a CDS encoding PrsW family intramembrane metalloprotease: MNGNCNQDENTSESFLNNPKTVTPRGIAIKLKLTDLIVNVFKKHTLEERENTFICGTALTSPKENEICSKWPKPWLYSRVFILFAITFIGLVALLRVFRNVLAYPGIVFIGALIVPFSLLVFFWEVNAPRNINIFDVVKIFFLGGISSLLITMILNSAITVGEVDFYGAILIGVTEELAKLIVVAYFARGSKRKYILNGLLLGAAVGAGFAVFETAGYVFAYGFEVHTMMKIIYTRGALAFGGHIAWAAMSGAALVMVKEDDRLKVKHFLNIKFLKYFIIAIILHSIWDMPIYIESSIPYIQVMLTLVAWIIILILINAGLKQISSLSFNGKAKAESNC, encoded by the coding sequence ATGAATGGAAATTGTAATCAAGATGAAAATACATCTGAAAGTTTCTTAAATAATCCAAAAACAGTTACACCCAGAGGTATTGCAATTAAATTAAAATTAACAGATTTAATAGTTAATGTGTTTAAGAAACATACATTAGAGGAGAGAGAAAATACTTTTATTTGTGGAACGGCCTTAACATCACCTAAGGAAAATGAAATATGTTCTAAATGGCCAAAACCATGGTTATATTCAAGAGTATTTATTTTATTTGCAATAACTTTTATAGGACTTGTAGCATTATTGAGAGTCTTTAGAAATGTATTGGCTTATCCAGGAATTGTATTTATAGGTGCATTAATAGTTCCGTTCTCATTACTTGTGTTTTTTTGGGAAGTAAATGCACCAAGAAATATTAATATTTTTGATGTGGTTAAGATATTTTTTCTTGGAGGAATTTCTTCTTTGCTTATTACTATGATATTAAATAGTGCAATAACTGTAGGTGAAGTGGATTTCTATGGTGCAATATTAATTGGAGTTACAGAAGAATTAGCTAAACTTATTGTAGTTGCATATTTTGCGAGAGGAAGCAAGAGGAAATATATATTAAATGGCTTATTATTAGGAGCAGCAGTAGGAGCGGGTTTTGCAGTTTTTGAGACGGCAGGATATGTATTTGCTTATGGATTTGAAGTTCATACTATGATGAAAATAATATATACTAGAGGAGCATTAGCTTTTGGTGGTCATATTGCTTGGGCTGCTATGTCTGGAGCAGCATTAGTAATGGTAAAAGAAGATGATAGATTAAAAGTTAAACATTTTTTAAATATTAAATTCCTTAAATACTTTATTATTGCAATAATATTACATTCAATTTGGGATATGCCTATATATATTGAAAGCAGCATACCCTATATTCAAGTTATGCTTACATTAGTTGCATGGATTATTATATTAATATTAATTAATGCTGGACTTAAGCAAATATCAAGCTTGAGTTTTAATGGAAAAGCAAAAGCTGAGAGTAATTGCTAA